The Eubacterium sp. MSJ-33 genomic sequence TCCATGCGGAATGTGGCAGGTGAGATACTGGGTGCGATGGCGGCAGTGAAGCTTGCAGTGGAAAAAGGATTACCAGAATTGGCAATTTATTATGATTATCTTGGAATCGAGATGTGGGCAACCGGAGGTTGGAAGCGGAACAAGATCGGAACGATTGCATATTATGAATATATGCAACAGGTGAGGGACAAGATCCGTATCACATTTATAAAAGTAAAAGGGCATTCCGGGGTGGATGGAAACGAAGAAGCAGACCGTCTGGCAAAACAGGCAGTTGGTATCACCGAATAGTGTGTGTGAGAGGTTAAATAAAGATAAAAAGATAAAGAAAAGTGGAGATGAAAGATGAAATTTCAGGTGAGTAATTTATTTCGGAAGAAAGATGAATCAGAAGGAAATAATGCGGTTGAGACAGAGACACAGGTAGCAGAAGACGCATCGAAAAAAGAAGCTGAGGCTGCACCGGAGCAGACAGCAGTTACTGCAGAGGAAGAAGTAACGGTGTGTCCAAAGTGTAAGCAGGAATTCAAGAAGTCTGCGATTAAGGACAACTACAATGTATGTATCGCGTGTGGATATCATTATGTGGTTTCCGCAGAGAAGCGTGTGCGTCTGCTGGTAGATCCGGGTACGTTTAAGCCGCTTCGCTGTAAGGTTGCATTTTCCAATCCGTTAGACATGCCGGAGTATGAGGAGAAAATCGAGCGTCTGCAGGAAAAGACAGGACTTGAAGAGGCAGTCTATACCGGCGTTGGTAAGATTGATGGAAACGAAGCAGTCATCGCTGTCATGAGCAGCAAGTTCCTGATGGGAAGTATGGGTATGGCTGTCGGTGAGAAAGTTACGAATGCGGTGGAATATGCAGACAAAAAACATCTTCCGCTTATTATATTTACCGCAAGTGGCGGGGCCCGTATGCAGGAGGGAATTTTATCCCTGATGCAGATGGCGAAGACAAGTGCGGCAATCGAGAAGTTCAGTGAACATGGTGGATTATATATTTCTTATCTGACACATCCGACGACCGGAGGCGTAACTGCCAGCTTCGCAACATTAGGAGATATCACACTGGCAGAGCCGGATGCTTTGATCGGATTTGCCGGACCGCGTGTAATCGAGCAGACGATCGGTCAGAAGCTTCCGGATGGGTTTCAGCGTTCGGAGTTCCAGATGGCACATGGATTTGTAGATCAGATTGTGCCGAGAGACAAGATGCGGGAAGTCATCTCCCATATTTTACGTTTGCATGCGAAGAAAGGAAGATAATCATGATTAAAGAGATAGATGAGAGAATTACGGAAATCGATAAAGAAATCGAAGAGATCATGTCAAGTGATCTCGTAGATGAGGCAAAGGTATATGTCCTCAAGCGGGAACGTCATGATCTGATACATATGTGTAAAAATCTGAACAGCCATGACAAGGTATATCTTGCGCGTCATAAGAAACGTCCGAAGATCACGGAGTATGTTGATGCAATTTTTGATGATTTCTTCGAGCAAAAAGGGGATGCACTTGGCAAGGAGGATGCTAGTATCTATGGAGGTATTGCAACCTATCATGGAATCCCTGTGACGGTCATCGGACATCGTAAGGGAAATGATCTTGCAGAGAATATGAAATGTAATTTCGGTATGCCGGGACCGGAAGGGTACCGCAAGGCACTGCGTCTGATGAAACAGGCAGAGAAGTTTGGAAGACCAATCATTACATTTATCGATACACCGGGTGCGTATCCGGGATTAGAAGCAGAGAACAATGGACAGGGTAGTGCCATTGCAGTAAATCTTGCGAAGATGAGTGCACTGAAGGTGCCGGTAATCGCAGTTGTAACTGGAGAGGGAAGCTCCGGCGGTGCGCTTGCCATCGGTGTGGCAAACAGTGTGTTGATGCTTGAAAATGCGGTGTATTCCATTCTTTCCCCGGAAGGTTATGCTTCGATTCTGTGGAAAGATTCTTCGCGGAGCGAGGAAGCTGCGGAGATGATGAAGCTTACTGCACAGGATCTGAAGGAGTTCGGCGTAATCGATGATATCATTCCGGAGCCAATCGGCGGTGCACATCTGAATCATAAGGTTGTATTCAAGGCAACTGATCGTGCAATCAAGAAAGAGCTTGACAAATACATCAAGATGAACCCGGATGAAGTTGCGAAGCATCGTTATAAGAAATTCAGAACGATCGACAATAAATATCTGCATGTAATCTAAGAGAAATCTGCAGAAAGAGAGTGACAGAGAGTAAGAGGAAAAAAAGATGAAAGAAGGCTTACATATTGTAGGTATGGGACATTATGCCCCGGAACACGTAGTGACAAATGATGATTTAAGTAAGATTGTAGATACAAATGATGAGTGGATCTCCAGCCGTACCGGTATCCGCAGAAGACATTTTATTACCGAAGAGAAGAATCAGGATATGGCGATTGCTGCTGCAAAGATGGCAATCGAGGATGCAGGCATTGACAAGTCTGAGATCGGTGTTGTGATTGTAGCGACGATTCGTCCGGATCATATGACACCTTCGATGGCATGTATGGTACAAAAGGAATTAGAACTTCCGCAGGATATTCCTTGTTTTGATATCAATGCAGCATGCTCGGGATTTATGTATGGTGTACAGATTGCAAGAGGTATGTTGCTTCAGAGTGACAAGAAATATGGCGTGGTTATCGGTAGTGAGACCTTATCCAAGATTCTTGATATGAATGACAGAAGTACTTGTATTCTGTTTGGAGATGGTGCGGGTGCTGCCGTTGTTGAGCTTTCGGATACACACCGGTATTTCGGAATTCTTGGCGCAAAGGGGGATGATTCTGTCCTTGAGTGCAGCAACGAGGATTTACAGCCTCGTCATGTCAGCATGCTTGGAAGTGAAGTATTTAAGTTTGCAGTCAGCACAGTTCCAAAGACCGTCATGCAGCTTTTAGATAAGGCTGGTGTGACAGCGGATGATATTGATCTGTATGTCTGTCATCAGGCGAATAAGCGTATCATTGAGTCTGTGGCAAAGAAATGTAAACAGAGCATGGACAAGTTCTATATCAATCTGGATGAGTATGGAAATACAAGTTCTGCAAGTATTCCAATCGCACTTTCCGAGATGAACCAGAAGGGCATGATCAAACCGGGCATGAAGATGATCTGCGTAGGATTTGGCGGCGGCCTTACCTGGGGCGGTGCGTATCTGGAATTTTGATAAAATTTGTTCAGATCAATTATAGAAGCTACTGTGCTTATGCGTAGCACAATTATGAAATAGAAAATTGGGCATAGTGTGAGGAGGATAAAGATGAGATTAAATGAATTCCTTGGAATCAAGTATCCGATTATTCAGGGTGGAATGGCGAATATCGCACTTGGCGAGTTTGCGGCCGCTGTCAGCAATGCCGGTGGACTCGGACTGATTGCATCCGGTGGATTTGACGCAGAGCGTATCCGTGAGGAGATTAAGAAGTGCCGTGCTTTGACAGATAAGCCGTTCGGTGTAAATCTGATGCTGATGAATCCGGATGTCGACAATATCGCGAAGATGTTGGTCGAGGAGAAGGTAGATGTGATCACAACCGGAGCCGGAAGCCCGGAGAAATATGTGGCTGACTGGAAAGCGGTTGGCACAAAGGTGATTCCAGTTGTCAGCGGCGTGGCTCTTGCAAAGCGTATGGAGCGTATGGGTGTAGATGCCCTGATTGCGGAAGGCGGCGAGAGTGGCGGACATGTCGGTGAGATGACAACAATGACACTTGTACCGATGGTTGTTGATGCAGTCAATATCCCGGTTATTGCAGCCGGTGGTATCGCAGATGGCAGAGGCATGGTTGCAGCATTTGCGCTTGGTGCAATCGGTGTACAGATCGGAACCGTGCTGCTTGCCAGTGAAGAGTGTCCAATTCATATCAACTACAAGGAAGCAGTCATCAAAGCAAAAGATAACGGAACAGCAGTGACCGGTAGATCCAGTGGAGCACCGGTACGTGTAATCAAAAACCAGATGGCACGGGAATATCTGAAGATGGAAGGCAAGGGCGTTCCTAGAGAAGAGTTAGAACAGCTTACTCTTGGTTCTCTCCGTAAGGCTGTCTTAGATGGCGATACAAAGAATGGTTCCCTGATGGCTGGTCAGGTGTGCGGTCTTGTAAAGGAGATCAAGCCGGTAGCTGAGATTCTGAAGGGATTGTACGAGGATTCTCTTGCAGAGCTTGCAAAGCTTGCAAAGGAGGGAATCTAATAAAAATATGAAAAGAGGGACAAATGTTATGTCCCGCACGATCTTATAAAATATGAATCTGAATTAGTCAGAATTGTGAAAGATAAGTAGGAGGAAATTATGAAAATCGGTTTTTTATATGCTGGCCAGGGTGCACAACATGTCGGAATGGGAAAAGATCTCTATGAGGCATATCCGGAGTTCCGCGAAGTATTTGACAATGTAAAGCTGGATTTTGATGTGAAGGAGTGTTGTTTTGACGGTCCAATCGAGAAGCTTGGACAGACAAGATACACACAGCCATGTATGGTAGCCTTTGCGGTTGGCGTGACAAAGATTCTTGCAGCAAAGGGCATCGTACCGGAGATTGCAGCCGGACTTTCGCTTGGTGAGTATTCTGCACTCTATGCGGCAGGTGTATTCGAGGAACAGCAGGTAATCAATCTTGTTGCATACCGTGGTAAAGCGATGGAAGAGGCAGTTACCGGTAGAGATACCGGTATGATCGCTGTTATGAGTCTCGACCGTGATACTATTAAGGCATGCTGCAAGCAGGCTGAGGAAGAATTTGCAGACAGCGAGTTCCATATCGCTGAGGTTGCAAACTATAACACACCGGTTCAGGTAACTGTATCCGGTGATACACCGGTTATCACAAGAGCCGGAGAGCTGATGATGGAGAAGGGTGCAAGAAGAATCGTGCCTATCGCAGTCAGCGGACCATTCCATACATCCTTGATGAAGCCGGCGGGGGATAAACTTGCGGAGCGTTTTAAGAACGAGCATTTCGGAGAGATGAAGTTCCCGGTACTGTTTAATGCAACCGGTAAGGAGCTTGCAGCAGATAAGACAATTCCTCAGATGCTTGAGACACAGGTACAGAGCAGTGTATATTTTGAGGATTCTATCAAGTATATGATTGAGCAGGGTGTCGACACTTTCATCGAGGTTGGTCCGGGAAAGACGCTTTCCGGATTCGTGAAGAAGATCGACCGCAGCTTTGCTACGTATTCTGTAGAAGATATTGATTCATTAAATGCGGTACTTGAAGCACTTGGGAAGTAAAATTGGAGGGAATCTATGACATTAGAGAATAAAACAGCCATTGTCACAGGCGGCAGCCGTGGAATCGGACGTGCAATCTGTGTTGCACTTGCACAGGCAGGTGCCAATGTTGTAACGTGTTATGCACATGGCGCAGCCGGTGCGGAAGAGACGGTAAAACAGTGCGAGGCATATGGTGTAAAGGCATCTGCGATTCATGCAGATGTTGCAAATAATGAAGACGTACAGGCACTTGTTGCAAAGGTGAAGGAAGAATACGGAAGTATTGATATCTTAGTGAACAACGCAGGTATCACGAAGGATAACCTGATGTTGAAAATGACAGAGGAAGATTTCGAGCAGGTCATTGATACGAACTTAAAGGGTGCATTTTTGTGCATCAAGCATGTATCTAAGATTATGCTCAAGCAGAAGCGCGGACATATCATCAACATCAGCAGCGTGGTCGGTGTCCGTGGAAATGCCGGACAGGTGAACTACGCATCCAGCAAGGCAGGTTTGATCGGTATGACAAAATCTGTTGCGAAGGAGATCGGTTCTCGTGGCATCACCGTAAATGCGGTGGCACCGGGATTTATTGAGACAGATATGACAGCAAAGCTTCCGGAGACGGTCGTGGAAGAGAACTTAAAGAGTATTCCGATGAAGAAGCTTGGCAAGGTAGAAGATGTTGCAAATCTTGTCCGGTTTTTAGCAAGTGATGATGCAAGTTATATTACCGGTCAGGTCATCTGTGTAGATGGCGGTATGGCAATGTAGGAGGGAAAAATGAGCAGAAGAGTTGTGATTACAGGTTTAGGAACTGTAAACCCTTTGGGAAATAACGTAGAGACCACATGGGAAAATGTAAAAAAAGGTGTCTGCGGAATTGATGAGATTACAAGAATTGATACGACAAACCATGCAGTGAAGCTTGCCGGAGAGGTAAAGGATCTGGATGTAACAGCCGTAATTGACAAGAAGGATGCCAGACGTATGGACCGCTATGCGCAGTACGCTGTTGTTGCGGCGGATGAGGCATTTAAACAGAGCGGACTGGATATGGAGAAGGAAGATGCGGAACGTTGTGGAGTCATCTTCTCCAGCGGTATCGGTGGCATGGAAGTCACAGAGAAAAACTACCAGACTGGCGAGAGACGTGGTTTCGACAAGATCTCCCCATTCTATATTCCGATGACAATCGCGAACATGGGTGCCGGAAATATCGCAATCCGTTTTGGATTTAAAGGTATCTGTACTTGCGTTGTAACTGCCTGTGCATCCGGCAATAATGCAGTTGGTGACAGCTTCCATTATATTCGTGATGGATATGCAGATGTCATGATCTGTGGCGGTTCTGAGGCAGCAATCACGGATATGGCAATCGGTGGATTTACAGCTATGCAGGCATTGAATACTACAACCGATAAGAACCGTGCTTCGATTCCGTTTGATAAGGAACGGGCAGGTTTTGTTATGGGTGAAGGTGCAGGTGCACTTGTATTGGAGGAGTATGAGCATGCAAAGGCACGTGGTGCCCAGATCTATGGTGAGGTCGTTGGATATGGCGCAACGTGTGATGCATACCATATCACAGCACCATGTCCGGATGGAGCAGGCGGAGCAGCGTGTATGGCAATGGCAGTAAAGGATGCAGGAATCAAGCCGGAGCAGGTTGGCTATATCAATGCACATGGTACATCCACACACTTAAATGATGCCGGTGAGACGATGGCAATCAAGACAACATTTGGTGAGCATGCATATAAGCTGATGGTAAGCTCTACAAAGTCTATGACCGGACATCTGCTTGGCGGTAGTGGCGCGGTAGAAGCGGTTATTACAACTCTTGCATTGCATGATGGATTTATTCCTGCAACGATTAACTATCAGGTGCCGGATGAAGAATGTGATCTGGATATCGTTCCAAATGAAGGCAGAAACGTACAGGTAGAATATGCACTTTCAAACTCTCTTGGATTTGGTGGACACAACGCAAGTATTCTGCTGAAGAAGTTTGAGGCGTAGATTGCAGGACAAAGGAGAAGAAGATGGAATTAAATTCAAATCAGATACAGGAGATTTTGCCACATCGTTATCCGTTCCAGTTAGTTGACCGAATCACGGATTTTGAACCGGGCAAATGGGCGAAGGGTGTGAAATGCGTATCCGTGAATGAGATGCAGTTTCTGGGACATTTTCCAACACAGCATGTTATGCCGGGCGTACTCGTGATTGAGGCACTCGCACAGGTTGGTGCGATTGCGATTTTATCTGAGGAAGAACACAAAGGAAAGACCGCATTTTTCGGTGGTATAAAGAATGCGAGATTCAAGAAACAGATTACACCAGGCGATGTAATCGAGATGGAATGTGAGATTATAGACCAGAAGGGACCGATTGGTTCCGGAAAGGCTGTCGCAAAGGTAGATGGAAAAGTTGCAGTAACGGCAGAACTTACATTTGTCGTAGGCGCATAAAGCGTGTATAATAATAGGGCTGTCACAGACAGCTCTATTTTTTAAGGAGTAAAATAATAGATGGGAGAAAAGAAATTAACGAATCGGAGTCTTGTTCCGGTGCTTTCTGTTGCAGGTTCAGATTGTTCCGGTGGCGCCGGCATACAGGCAGATCTTAAAACGATGCTTGCAAATGACTGCTATGGTATGTCAGTCATCACTGCATTGACTGCGCAAAACACGATGGGAGTGGCCGGTATTATGGATGTGACACCGGAGTTCCTGCGGAAACAGATTGATGCAGTGTTTTTGGATATTCCGCCGAAAGCTGTGAAGATTGGCATGGTATCGGATAAAACCCTGATAAAAACGATTGCAGAAGCAATGAATGATTGGCATGCAGAAAATATTGTTGTGGACCCGGTGATGGTTGCAACAAGCGGAAGCCGGTTGTTAAAGGAGGATGCGATTTCCTGTCTGACAGAAAGACTTCTTCCGCTTGCTACACTGATTACACCGAATATCCCGGAAGCAGAGCTGCTTACCGGAATGCCGATTCAGTCCAAATCGGATATGGAACAGGCGGGAAGATGTCTGTATGACAGATTTCATTCGCAGGTGCTGATCAAGGGTGGACATGCAGTTGAAGATGCCAGTGATGTGTTAGTTGGAAAAGAAGTGGTCTGGTTTCATGGTTTACGCATCGACAATCCAAATACACATGGAACCGGATGTACCTTATCCTCTGCGATTGCATGTGGACTAGCAAAAGGATATTCGGTTGCGCAGAGTATCGGTCATGCAAAAAGTTATCTTAGTGGAGCGCTTTCGTCGGACCTTGATCTTGGCAGAGGGAGTGGACCAATCGACCATGGATGGCAGATACAGGAAATCATCTGCTCCATATAGATTGTTTTGCCCCAAAATGACATGAGAATAAAAGAGAAAAGTCAGGTTAAAATCTGGAGAATAAACAGAATATGAAGATAAAAAAAGAACAGTTACAGGTCTATGCTGTAACAGATACAAAATCAATCAGAAAAGAACGATATGCAACCCTGTATGATGCTGTGGAAGCGGCAATCAGGGGTGGAGCAACGATTGTGCAGCTGCGGGAAAAGGAACTTTCCGAAGATGCATTTCTTGCAGAGGCAACGGAGATTAAGAAACTGACGCAGAGATATGGTGTTCCGCTTATTATCAACGATAATGTGGCACTCGCAAAAGCCTGTCAGGCAGATGGCGTACATTTGGGACAGGGCGATATGCAGGTAGAAGAGGCGCGTGCTATCCTTGGAGATGCGGCAATCATCGGTGTATCCGCACACAATGTAGAGGAAGCGCTGCTTGCCGAAAGACAGGGTGCCGATTACCTTGGCTCCGGTTCAGTATTTGTGACAACGACAAAGAGGAATGTAACAGCACTCCCTTTGAAGACGTTGCGGGACATCTGTCGTGCTGTGCAGATTCCGGTTGTGGCAATCGGAGGTGTCAGTGCGGAGAATATCGATCAATTAGTTGGCTGTGACGTGGCAGGTGTCGCGGTGGTATCCGCAATCTTCGCACAGGAAGAGATTGAGACAGCGACCAAAGCGCTTAAGGCACAAGTGCAGGAGATGCTTGCCAAGACAGAACAGTTTGATGTTTTATACAAGAAACTGACACCACTCTTACAAGGGAAGAAGGGTGTGCTTTTTGATATGGACGGAACACTGATTGACAGTATGCCGATGTGGCGGACGCTGGATGTGGAATATATCGGTCGATATGGTATCTGCCCGGATACGGAGTTCCATCACCAGGTGGCAACGATGACACTTATTCAGGCGGCGCATTTTATTAAAGAACGGTTTGATATTCCGAAGACCGCAGAGGAAATCTTTGATGATTTCCAGAATATGGTAATAGAGGAATACAGGGATACG encodes the following:
- the accD gene encoding acetyl-CoA carboxylase, carboxyltransferase subunit beta codes for the protein MKFQVSNLFRKKDESEGNNAVETETQVAEDASKKEAEAAPEQTAVTAEEEVTVCPKCKQEFKKSAIKDNYNVCIACGYHYVVSAEKRVRLLVDPGTFKPLRCKVAFSNPLDMPEYEEKIERLQEKTGLEEAVYTGVGKIDGNEAVIAVMSSKFLMGSMGMAVGEKVTNAVEYADKKHLPLIIFTASGGARMQEGILSLMQMAKTSAAIEKFSEHGGLYISYLTHPTTGGVTASFATLGDITLAEPDALIGFAGPRVIEQTIGQKLPDGFQRSEFQMAHGFVDQIVPRDKMREVISHILRLHAKKGR
- a CDS encoding acetyl-CoA carboxylase carboxyltransferase subunit alpha; its protein translation is MIKEIDERITEIDKEIEEIMSSDLVDEAKVYVLKRERHDLIHMCKNLNSHDKVYLARHKKRPKITEYVDAIFDDFFEQKGDALGKEDASIYGGIATYHGIPVTVIGHRKGNDLAENMKCNFGMPGPEGYRKALRLMKQAEKFGRPIITFIDTPGAYPGLEAENNGQGSAIAVNLAKMSALKVPVIAVVTGEGSSGGALAIGVANSVLMLENAVYSILSPEGYASILWKDSSRSEEAAEMMKLTAQDLKEFGVIDDIIPEPIGGAHLNHKVVFKATDRAIKKELDKYIKMNPDEVAKHRYKKFRTIDNKYLHVI
- a CDS encoding beta-ketoacyl-ACP synthase III gives rise to the protein MKEGLHIVGMGHYAPEHVVTNDDLSKIVDTNDEWISSRTGIRRRHFITEEKNQDMAIAAAKMAIEDAGIDKSEIGVVIVATIRPDHMTPSMACMVQKELELPQDIPCFDINAACSGFMYGVQIARGMLLQSDKKYGVVIGSETLSKILDMNDRSTCILFGDGAGAAVVELSDTHRYFGILGAKGDDSVLECSNEDLQPRHVSMLGSEVFKFAVSTVPKTVMQLLDKAGVTADDIDLYVCHQANKRIIESVAKKCKQSMDKFYINLDEYGNTSSASIPIALSEMNQKGMIKPGMKMICVGFGGGLTWGGAYLEF
- a CDS encoding DUF561 domain-containing protein; this encodes MRLNEFLGIKYPIIQGGMANIALGEFAAAVSNAGGLGLIASGGFDAERIREEIKKCRALTDKPFGVNLMLMNPDVDNIAKMLVEEKVDVITTGAGSPEKYVADWKAVGTKVIPVVSGVALAKRMERMGVDALIAEGGESGGHVGEMTTMTLVPMVVDAVNIPVIAAGGIADGRGMVAAFALGAIGVQIGTVLLASEECPIHINYKEAVIKAKDNGTAVTGRSSGAPVRVIKNQMAREYLKMEGKGVPREELEQLTLGSLRKAVLDGDTKNGSLMAGQVCGLVKEIKPVAEILKGLYEDSLAELAKLAKEGI
- the fabD gene encoding ACP S-malonyltransferase → MKIGFLYAGQGAQHVGMGKDLYEAYPEFREVFDNVKLDFDVKECCFDGPIEKLGQTRYTQPCMVAFAVGVTKILAAKGIVPEIAAGLSLGEYSALYAAGVFEEQQVINLVAYRGKAMEEAVTGRDTGMIAVMSLDRDTIKACCKQAEEEFADSEFHIAEVANYNTPVQVTVSGDTPVITRAGELMMEKGARRIVPIAVSGPFHTSLMKPAGDKLAERFKNEHFGEMKFPVLFNATGKELAADKTIPQMLETQVQSSVYFEDSIKYMIEQGVDTFIEVGPGKTLSGFVKKIDRSFATYSVEDIDSLNAVLEALGK
- the fabG gene encoding 3-oxoacyl-[acyl-carrier-protein] reductase, which encodes MTLENKTAIVTGGSRGIGRAICVALAQAGANVVTCYAHGAAGAEETVKQCEAYGVKASAIHADVANNEDVQALVAKVKEEYGSIDILVNNAGITKDNLMLKMTEEDFEQVIDTNLKGAFLCIKHVSKIMLKQKRGHIINISSVVGVRGNAGQVNYASSKAGLIGMTKSVAKEIGSRGITVNAVAPGFIETDMTAKLPETVVEENLKSIPMKKLGKVEDVANLVRFLASDDASYITGQVICVDGGMAM
- the fabF gene encoding beta-ketoacyl-ACP synthase II yields the protein MSRRVVITGLGTVNPLGNNVETTWENVKKGVCGIDEITRIDTTNHAVKLAGEVKDLDVTAVIDKKDARRMDRYAQYAVVAADEAFKQSGLDMEKEDAERCGVIFSSGIGGMEVTEKNYQTGERRGFDKISPFYIPMTIANMGAGNIAIRFGFKGICTCVVTACASGNNAVGDSFHYIRDGYADVMICGGSEAAITDMAIGGFTAMQALNTTTDKNRASIPFDKERAGFVMGEGAGALVLEEYEHAKARGAQIYGEVVGYGATCDAYHITAPCPDGAGGAACMAMAVKDAGIKPEQVGYINAHGTSTHLNDAGETMAIKTTFGEHAYKLMVSSTKSMTGHLLGGSGAVEAVITTLALHDGFIPATINYQVPDEECDLDIVPNEGRNVQVEYALSNSLGFGGHNASILLKKFEA
- the fabZ gene encoding 3-hydroxyacyl-ACP dehydratase FabZ is translated as MELNSNQIQEILPHRYPFQLVDRITDFEPGKWAKGVKCVSVNEMQFLGHFPTQHVMPGVLVIEALAQVGAIAILSEEEHKGKTAFFGGIKNARFKKQITPGDVIEMECEIIDQKGPIGSGKAVAKVDGKVAVTAELTFVVGA
- the thiD gene encoding bifunctional hydroxymethylpyrimidine kinase/phosphomethylpyrimidine kinase, whose protein sequence is MGEKKLTNRSLVPVLSVAGSDCSGGAGIQADLKTMLANDCYGMSVITALTAQNTMGVAGIMDVTPEFLRKQIDAVFLDIPPKAVKIGMVSDKTLIKTIAEAMNDWHAENIVVDPVMVATSGSRLLKEDAISCLTERLLPLATLITPNIPEAELLTGMPIQSKSDMEQAGRCLYDRFHSQVLIKGGHAVEDASDVLVGKEVVWFHGLRIDNPNTHGTGCTLSSAIACGLAKGYSVAQSIGHAKSYLSGALSSDLDLGRGSGPIDHGWQIQEIICSI
- the thiE gene encoding thiamine phosphate synthase, translating into MKIKKEQLQVYAVTDTKSIRKERYATLYDAVEAAIRGGATIVQLREKELSEDAFLAEATEIKKLTQRYGVPLIINDNVALAKACQADGVHLGQGDMQVEEARAILGDAAIIGVSAHNVEEALLAERQGADYLGSGSVFVTTTKRNVTALPLKTLRDICRAVQIPVVAIGGVSAENIDQLVGCDVAGVAVVSAIFAQEEIETATKALKAQVQEMLAKTEQFDVLYKKLTPLLQGKKGVLFDMDGTLIDSMPMWRTLDVEYIGRYGICPDTEFHHQVATMTLIQAAHFIKERFDIPKTAEEIFDDFQNMVIEEYRDTIPLKPYARELVKWMKRDGYKVAVATANEIHLSASIVI